The Mariluticola halotolerans nucleotide sequence GCCTCATGAAAGCGATTGAAGACAACGGCAATATTGAATTGCTCGATTTCCAGGACGCTGATTGGGACGCAACCAAGGCCAATAATATCGTTTCTGCATGGGTCACCCGGTTCGGCAGCGACATCAAAGGCATCTGGGCGGCAAATGACGGCATGGCAATTGGTGCTCTCGAAGCATTGCGCGCCGAAGGTCTGGCCGGACAGATTTTGGTGACCGGAATCGACGGCACGAAGGACGCCATAACCGCCGTCAAGAACGGCGAAATGGCCGCCACGGTTGACTGGGATCCGTCCTGGATTGGCGGCATCGCCCTTTCCTTGTCGTATCACGCTGCCACAGGCAAGCTGACACCCTCCAGTGAGCCCAAGGAACATCGTGAATTCTACGCCAACGGCGTCACCATCACCCAGGCGGATGTTGAGGAATACTGGAAGACAAACATCGAGTCTTCGCCGCCGGCACCCGACTGGAACGACCTGTGGGGCCGTTTCGACCGCCAGATCTAATTGGCAATAATATTCCCAGCGGGTGGGGCGATGCCGTACGTCGCCCCACCTGCGGGATTTCTAAGAGACTGTTCGTCATGCGCTGCAAAAGCGCATTCGCAAATGCGTTGAGCTAAAAATTGCCAACGCGAGGGTTACGGGGGGTTCATGCAACTTCAATCTCTTCAACGCTGGATGCCACTGATTGTGCTGGCGGGACTTTGCCTGGTGATCGGCATTATCGAACCTCGCTTCCTTACCATCGACAACCTCATTCGCGTAGCCGCCTCCTCTGCCATGCCGCTCGTTGTTGCGCTGGGCGTTACCTTCGTTATCGTCATGGGTTCAATCGACCTGTCGATTGAAGGGTCACTTGCCTTCAGCGCAGCCGTTGTTGTCTCGTTTCTTTCCGGTCCTGCCGGGATCGGGATCGACCTCGGCCTGTTTGCCGTTGTGGTTGCTATTATATCGGCCGCGCTATTTGGCGCCCTGATTGGCTATTTGCACGTTCAGATGCAGATCCCCTCCTTTATGGCCAGCCTCGGGATGGGATTTGTGGGCATTGGCATCGCCACGCTTCTGCTGGGCGGTGAACGGGTGCCGGTTGACAGCGAGGCCATACGGGCCATTGCGCTTTCCCGGTTCATGAATGTCCCGTTCAGTGTCTATCTGGCTTTCGCGATGTTCGGGCTGGCCTGGTTTATTCAGAATCACACGGTGCTTGGCCGCCACATCATGGCGCTTGGCGGCGGCGAAGAACTGGCAGCCCAGAACGGCGTCAATATCAAGCGCACCCGTATTCTCGCCTTCACAATCGCCGGATTTTACTTCGGCACTGGTGCGGTGCTTGTTAGTGCCAAGCTCGGTGCGGCGAGTACGCTTATCGGCAACGGACAGCTTTTTGCTGCAATCAGCGCCGTCGTTGTCGGCGGCACCGCGCTGACAGGCGGCAATGGTGGCGTCATCAACACCCTGGTTGGCGTGGCCATCGTCATGGTTTTAAGCAACGGCATGATCATCATTGGCCTGCCCACCTACCTGCAGCAAGGTGTTCTGGGCGCTGCAATTATCGTCGCGGTGCTGCTCAATATGCACGGGCGCACACCCCAGCTCGTGAAGTGATCAGTCATGCTTGAACTCGATAACATAAGCAAAACCTTCGGCAGCACACAGGCACTCAAGAATGTCACCTTCAGTGTCGCGCCGGGCAAGGTTGTCGGACTTGTGGGTGAAAATGGCGCCGGCAAGTCAACACTGATGAAAGTTCTGAACGGCACGCATAAGCCCGATCAGGGTGTGTTCCGGCTCGGTGGGCAGTCCGTACGGCTCAGGGGGCCGCGCGATGCGGCACTGAACGGTATCGGCATGGTCTACCAGGAACAGTCCCTGGTGCCCAATCTGAGCGTGGCAGAGAACATTTTTCTTGGCAACGAAACGCGCTTTACACGTTTCGGCCGCATTGACTGGCCGAAGATGTGCGCTGCTGCAGAAGTGGTTCTTCGCGAGGTGGAGCTTAGCGTTTCGCCCACGACGCTGGTCTCTGAACTCAGTTTCATGCAAAGGCAGATGGTTGAACTTGGGAAGGTCCTGACCCTCCGGGACACCTTCGATGGCGACTTGTACATGCTTCTTGATGAGCCGACCTCGGTTCTTGAGAAAGAAGAACGCGATCTATTGTTCACAATCATCCGCAAACTCCGTGAGCGCACCGGGATCATATTCGTTTCGCACCGGCTCGACGAGGTTATCGAAATCTCCGACGAGATCTATGTTCTCAAGGACGGCGAGGTTGTAAGGGTTCTCGACAAATCCGAGGCGAACCCGACCATGATTCACGAGCTGATGGTTGGCCGTTCAGCAGCAGAAGCCTATTACCGCGAGTCCGACAAACAGGCTCCGGGCGACGAAGTCCTGCTCAGCGTACGCAACCTGTCCAAGCACCAGGCCTTTTCGGATGTGGATTTTGATCTGCACGCCGGAGAAGTTGTCGCCCTTGTGGGTACAGAGGGTGCGGGCACCGAACCCCTCATGCGATCGATTTTCGGCCTGGAGAAGACCGATTCCGGTAAAATCGAATACCTCTCGCGCGACATAACCAGTGGGGATTGTAGTACTGCTGTTGCGGCCGGAATTGGCTACGTGCCCCGCGAACGCAAAATCGAGGGCATCATTGAGCAGATGACAATTGAGGAGAACGTTGTTCTTCCAAATCTGTACAATATGACCCGTTTCGGCATCCTCGATTTCCCCTCGATCAAGCGCTCGACAAGGCATCTTTTCGGGCCATTGCGTATCAAGGCGGAAAACCGCCACGCCCCTTGCAGCAGCCTTTCAGGCGGCAATCAGCAAAAGGTGGTTCTGGCCAAATGGTACAATACCGGCGCGAAAGTCTTCCTGCTCGATCACCCGACACGCGGACTCGATGTGGGTGCCAAGGAAGACGTCTACGACCTCATACGTGAGATATCGTCCCAGGGCGCGGGCGTGTTGCTGATTGCGGACACGCTGGAAGAGGCAATCGGACTTGCCCATCGCATTATTGTCTTCAGGGACGGCCACGAAACGGCGCGTTTCGACAATATGGACGAAGCACACGCGGTTACACCACTCACACTAGTCCGGCACATGGTTTGAACAATGATATTGAGTTTTAAGAGCCCTCTCCTGCCCGTTGCCGCGCTGATCGTGTCCATACTTGTTGTCGGCGCAGTGGATTCCACATTTCTTAGCCCGTCAGTGCTTGTGAACCTGTTTGCTGACACAGCGACGCTGTTTCTCATCTCTATCGGGCTGACATTTGTCATCATGATCGGCAGCATCGATTTGTCGGCACAATCTGTTGCGGCACTTGCATCGGTCGTTCTTGCCATCCTGCTGCCGGAATGGGGCTATCTGGCAATCCCTGCCGCGCTTCTCGCCGGTATCGCTGCGGGTGCCCTTTCCGGCTTCACCTATGCTGTACTCAAAATTCCGAGCTTCATCGCTACGCTTGCCGTGGGCGGAATCCTGACATCGTTGACACTGTTTTTGTCCAACCAGCGCGCCATCCAGCTGGACACTGAACTTCGCGCTTCAAAACTCTCCTGGGCCATTGGTGAGACATTCAATGTTCCCAATGTCATTTGGATATCCCTGATCGTGCTTGCCATCGCGCTGATCATTGAACGGGCAACACCATTCGGAAAAGGCGAAAAGGCGGTTGGGGCCAATGAACTCGGTGCGCGGGCTGCGGGCATTCGGGTTACCAGAATCAAGCTGCTTGTCTTCGTCATTGCAGGGTCCACTGCTGCCCTTTCCGGCATTGTGCTGGCCGCGCGGCTCGCCGCGGGTTCACCAACAATTTCAAACGCCTTTCTTCTACCGGCAATTGCAGCAGTCGTGCTTGGCGGCACCCCGCTTACAGGCGGCACGGGTGGCGTCATGCGCACGTTGATCGGCGTGATGCTGATCGCTGTATTCCGCACAGGCATGAACTTTGTCGGCATCCACGTTCTGGCGCAGCAAATCGTTTTCGGCCTGATACTGGTTTTTGCCGTTGGTCTGAATATCACGCGCACACCCGGCAAGATCGTCAAATGAATTTAGAATCGAGTGAATAGGACAACCGATGCACGCAACAAACTATCTGGGTAAATTCCGGCTTGACGGCAAGACGGCTCTCATAACGGGTGGAACCCGTGGGATTGGGCTTGCCATCGCTTACGCATTCGGTGAAGCCGGTGCGAAAATCTATCTCGCTGCGCGAGAAGAAAATTATGAAGATGACGGCGCCATTCTTGACGCCGGCTACGATGTAACATTTGTAAAGGCCGATCTGAGCACACGGGATGCGGCCATGAATCTGGCCAATACAGTTCTGGATTCAGCCGGGCAGATCGACATCCTGGTCAACAATGCTGGTGTCGCCATACATGGCGATTCAACGGATTACACCGAAGAAAACTGGCGCAAAATCATGTCGCTCAATCTCGATGCCGTGTTCTGGTGCTCTCAGGCCGTTTTGCCCTCCATGCGCCGCAATGGCGGGGGAAACATCATAAATGTCGGCTCGATTTCAGGGTTGGTTTCGAACATTCCGCAAAATCAGGCCGGTTATAACAGCTCAAAAGCTGCGGTTCACATGATGACCAAGAGCCTTGCGAGCGAGTTCGCAGAAGAGAACATTCGGGTCAATGCCATCGCGCCGGGCTATATCGACACCGACATGTCCCGCGGCGGCTTTGACAATCCGGAGTGGTTCCCTGTGTGGCGGGACATGACCCCGATGAAGCGGGTTGGACGCCCCGACGAAGTGGCTGCAGCCACCCTTTTCCTCGCTTCGGAAGCCGCCAGCTACATTACTGGCGCTGTTTTGGTTATCGACGGCGGTTACACGACCCGCTAACGCTCAAATATCAGGAACCAGATTATGTCAAATTCAACAGGAAAGCTTGACGGCAAGATTGCCGTTGTAACTGGTGGCGCTACCGGAATTGGCCGGGCCATGGCCCAGCGTTATGCTAACGAAGGTGCCCGCGTTGCAATCGCCGATATCAATATCGAAGAGGCAGGCAAGGCTGCAGAAGCCATTGGCAAGGGCGCGAAAGCCTTTGCATTAGACGTTACCCAGCAGGACTCCATCGATTCCATGGTGGCCAATATTGCGCGCGACATGGGGCCGATCTCCGTGCTTGTGAACAATGCGGCCGTGTTCAATCTCGCCCCTATTGCCGATATCACACGCGATCAATATCGCCTCGTGTTCTCAGTGAATGTCGAGGGTTTGATCTTCACCCTGCAAGCCGTCGCCAAACACATGGTCGCCAGCAATACCCGCGGCAAAATCATCAACATGGCCAGCCAGGCCGGCCGCAGGGGTGAGCCGCTTGTTGGTGTTTACTGCGCGTCCAAGGCTGCGGTTATCAGCCTCACGCAATCGGCTGGACTGGATCTCATCAGGAACGGCATCAATGTGAACGCAATTTCTCCGGGCGTTGTTGACACAGCCATGTGGGATACGGTCGATGCGATGTTTGCCAAGTATGAAGGTTTGAAGCCCGGCGAAAAGAAAATTCAGGTGGGCAAGGCCGTTCCGTTTGGCCGGATGGGTGTTCCTGAAGATCTTGTTGGCGCTGCCGTGTTTCTTGCGAGTGACGACTCCGATTACATTGTCGCGCAAACCCTGAATGTCGACGGCGGCAACTGGATGAACTGATCAGAATCATGACCGACGTCCCGGATCGCAAATCCAAAATCAAAATTGCCGCTGTCGGTGAAATTCTCGTCGAGATGGTTGCCCGAACCAGGGGCGACGGCTTTTTCGAACGGCAGGACTTTGTGGGGCCCTTTCCAAGCGGCGCCCCTGCCATATTCATCGATCAGGCGGCAAAGCTGGGTCTTAGCTCAACGATATTTGGGGCCGTCGGGAATGACGATTTCGGTCGTGTAAACCTGGATCGCCTCGCAGCGGACGGGGTCGACACGTCGAATATCGTGGTGCAATCGGGTTTGCCGACCGGCATTGCTTTTGTCAGGTATCGGCCGAACGGCACCCGTGACTTCCTCTTTACAATGCATGGCAGCGCCTCAGCCTTGATTCCGGACAACGCAACGGAGGATAATCTGAACGGCATCACGCATCTGCATGTCATGGGTTCCGGGCTTGGATCGCCGCGCATTGCCCGCTTCGTTAAGAAAGCCATTCCGATCATCAAACAGCGGGGCGGAACGATTTCTCTGGATCCCAATGTTCGCCCTGAACTGATGGCTGACGCAGAGAACGGCACTGTTGGTGCCCAGTTGATTGAGATCGCCGGACTTGCAGACTTCCTGCTACCCTCGGAAGGTGAAGTCGCCGCGTTTGGCCGCGGCTCTGATGATGAAATAATCACCGGGCTTGTTGCTGATACGCATTGTGAACTCGTTCTCAAGCGCGGCAACAAGGGCGCAAAACTCTACACCCGCGAGGGAAGCATTGAAGTCCCGGCAAGACGTGTCGAGGAGCTGGATCCGACCGGTGCAGGTGACTGTTTCGGCGCGACTTATGTCTCAATGCGCCTATTGGGCTACAAAGCTGAGGAGGCACTCCAACATGCCGTAGCGGCCGGTGCAAACGCCGTTACGCATTTCGGCCCTATGGAGGGTAACATCACCATGTCCGATCTCCGTGGAATCGTAAAAACAGCCTGATTTAGTTGTTGCTTAAGCTGCATTCCCCAGCGGGTAACCAATTGGGATATCACGTTTCAAAAAAAGCGACTTCGGACTAAATCCGACAACCCGCCCACGCTCTCCTGCGCCGCTCCTCGTCGCCCGAGCGCCTTTAACGTCGACATCGGCACATCAAACCATGGCGCGTATCAAGCCTTGAAAATGGCGCTGCGCTGGAAAAACCTTCGATATACCCCCATGCATCAACCAATCATTGTTGCACAACAAACTGTGTGATATTTAACATTACAAGTCATTGATATTGAAATGTTTTTATAAATACCCGTTTCCCTTGGGCGTACAAAATCTGCTTCCATAACTGGTTGTTCTGCGACCGCATCGGTGATCGGTGGGTGACTTGGTCGGTTCCTCGTTTATGCGAGGGTTTGGCGGCGCACCCGGCTGCCCTCCATCAAGACCGGCCCACCAGATCCCAGGATTCTTCTTTGCTTTGCAGACTGACCATCAAGCCCGATTGATCAAAGCGGCTTGACCCAGCCATGGCGGCAGTCTGTATGAACCTCCTGCGTGGGGCCGGGAAATTCCGGATCCCCAAAAGATCCAACGCCGACAGCGATCATGTGAGGTTTGCGCGACGGCTCCCAGAAGACTGTAGAGCCGCAATTTCCGCAAAAGTGGAAGGTTGTAGCGAAGCCTTGATCAGATGAACGCGCAAAGCTGCTGTACCTCCCAACAACCTTGATGTTCTGCCTGGGGTAGAAGGACGCGATACCGAAGGGCGATCCGGTGCGTTTCTGGCACTCGATGCAATGACATAGCGAGACCAGTTCCGGTTCACCCTGGCAAGTCACCCTCAAATCACCGCATGAACAGCTTGCCTCTCGCGCCATATCCCACTCCGTTGCTGGGCAAAAATAGGTCTGAAATTCAGTTTCATACAAGAGGATGCAGCCGGCGCGGCAAAGTTGCAACTTTCAACGATACCGCACCGAGAAAAGGGCAAGGGGAACATGAGCGCGCTTGATTCTTGGGTGCATTGCTCCGAAGATGCAGGCAAATCAGGAGCCATATCATGTCGCTTGAATTTCTGCTGACGTCACTGGTTGTTGTGCTGCTACCCGGGACCGGCGTGATTTATACACTGGCTGTCGGCCTTGGACATGGGTTCAAGGCGAGTATCGCCGCCGCATTTGGGTGCACCCTTGGCATTGTACCTGCAGCAATTGCCAGTATCGCCGGACTGGCTGCCCTGCTCCATACCAGTGCATTGGCGTTTCAAACGATCAAGTATCTTGGGGTCGTCTATCTGTTTTACATGGCCTGGAAGATTCTCAAGGACAACACTGTGATGGAAGTGTCGGAGAACAAGGCCGAGACCGGCTATTGGCGCATTGCGACGACGGGCACCTTGCTCAACATCCTCAATCCCAAATTGTCGCTGTTCTTTCTGGCTTTCCTGCCTCAATTCATTTCACCGACCGCCCCGAATGCGATGACGTCGCTGATCTGGCTGGCGGTCGTGTTCATGGCGATGACGTTTGTCGTTTTTGTCGCTTATGGCGCATTTGCTGCTTCGGCGCGCGACTATGTCATTCGCCGGCCAAGCGTCATGAAATGGATCAAGCGTTGCTTTGCGGGGACGTTTGGCTTTCTGGGTGCCAAGCTGGCGGTGTCAGATTGAAAAGGACGCCCAAGGGCGACCCGGTTCAGACGCTATTTGCACGGATCATGTCAGCTGCTTTTTCGGCGATCATAATGACGGGGGATGCGGTGTTGCCGGAGACGATTTTGGGCATGATTGACGCGTCCACCACCCTTAGCCCGTCGACACCGTGAACCCTTAGATCCGCGCCGACGACGGCCGATGGGTCGTCGCCCATCTTGCAGGTGCCGACGGGATGGAAGATGGTTGTGGCGATGTTGCCTGCTTCGCGCAACAGGTCAGCGTCGGAAGATATCGCCAGCCCCGGCAGGAATTCTTGCGGTTGATAGCGCTGCAACGCCTTGGCCGTCATGATACGGCGTGCCTGCTTTATGGATTCCACCGCCACTTGCTGGTCCCGCGCTGCACTCAGATAGTTGAGACGGATTTCCGGCTGAACCGCAATGTCGGGGCTGGAAATGTGTGTTGCGCCGACACTTTCGGGCCTGAGATTACACACGGAAACCGTGATCGCGGGAAAATCATGTAGCGGATCGCCGAGCTTGTCTGTCGACAGGGGCTGCACGTGATATTCAAGGTCGGGAGTTTCGAGGGACGGATCGGACTTTGTGAACATGCCGAACTGGCTTGGGGCCATGGAAAGCGGGCCGGAGCGTGTGAACGCATATTGCGCCGCCATTCCGGCCTTGCCGACAATCGAATTTGCGATCGTGTTCAGCGTT carries:
- a CDS encoding ABC transporter permease, whose amino-acid sequence is MQLQSLQRWMPLIVLAGLCLVIGIIEPRFLTIDNLIRVAASSAMPLVVALGVTFVIVMGSIDLSIEGSLAFSAAVVVSFLSGPAGIGIDLGLFAVVVAIISAALFGALIGYLHVQMQIPSFMASLGMGFVGIGIATLLLGGERVPVDSEAIRAIALSRFMNVPFSVYLAFAMFGLAWFIQNHTVLGRHIMALGGGEELAAQNGVNIKRTRILAFTIAGFYFGTGAVLVSAKLGAASTLIGNGQLFAAISAVVVGGTALTGGNGGVINTLVGVAIVMVLSNGMIIIGLPTYLQQGVLGAAIIVAVLLNMHGRTPQLVK
- a CDS encoding sugar ABC transporter ATP-binding protein yields the protein MLELDNISKTFGSTQALKNVTFSVAPGKVVGLVGENGAGKSTLMKVLNGTHKPDQGVFRLGGQSVRLRGPRDAALNGIGMVYQEQSLVPNLSVAENIFLGNETRFTRFGRIDWPKMCAAAEVVLREVELSVSPTTLVSELSFMQRQMVELGKVLTLRDTFDGDLYMLLDEPTSVLEKEERDLLFTIIRKLRERTGIIFVSHRLDEVIEISDEIYVLKDGEVVRVLDKSEANPTMIHELMVGRSAAEAYYRESDKQAPGDEVLLSVRNLSKHQAFSDVDFDLHAGEVVALVGTEGAGTEPLMRSIFGLEKTDSGKIEYLSRDITSGDCSTAVAAGIGYVPRERKIEGIIEQMTIEENVVLPNLYNMTRFGILDFPSIKRSTRHLFGPLRIKAENRHAPCSSLSGGNQQKVVLAKWYNTGAKVFLLDHPTRGLDVGAKEDVYDLIREISSQGAGVLLIADTLEEAIGLAHRIIVFRDGHETARFDNMDEAHAVTPLTLVRHMV
- a CDS encoding ABC transporter permease: MILSFKSPLLPVAALIVSILVVGAVDSTFLSPSVLVNLFADTATLFLISIGLTFVIMIGSIDLSAQSVAALASVVLAILLPEWGYLAIPAALLAGIAAGALSGFTYAVLKIPSFIATLAVGGILTSLTLFLSNQRAIQLDTELRASKLSWAIGETFNVPNVIWISLIVLAIALIIERATPFGKGEKAVGANELGARAAGIRVTRIKLLVFVIAGSTAALSGIVLAARLAAGSPTISNAFLLPAIAAVVLGGTPLTGGTGGVMRTLIGVMLIAVFRTGMNFVGIHVLAQQIVFGLILVFAVGLNITRTPGKIVK
- a CDS encoding SDR family NAD(P)-dependent oxidoreductase, with protein sequence MHATNYLGKFRLDGKTALITGGTRGIGLAIAYAFGEAGAKIYLAAREENYEDDGAILDAGYDVTFVKADLSTRDAAMNLANTVLDSAGQIDILVNNAGVAIHGDSTDYTEENWRKIMSLNLDAVFWCSQAVLPSMRRNGGGNIINVGSISGLVSNIPQNQAGYNSSKAAVHMMTKSLASEFAEENIRVNAIAPGYIDTDMSRGGFDNPEWFPVWRDMTPMKRVGRPDEVAAATLFLASEAASYITGAVLVIDGGYTTR
- a CDS encoding L-iditol 2-dehydrogenase — encoded protein: MSNSTGKLDGKIAVVTGGATGIGRAMAQRYANEGARVAIADINIEEAGKAAEAIGKGAKAFALDVTQQDSIDSMVANIARDMGPISVLVNNAAVFNLAPIADITRDQYRLVFSVNVEGLIFTLQAVAKHMVASNTRGKIINMASQAGRRGEPLVGVYCASKAAVISLTQSAGLDLIRNGINVNAISPGVVDTAMWDTVDAMFAKYEGLKPGEKKIQVGKAVPFGRMGVPEDLVGAAVFLASDDSDYIVAQTLNVDGGNWMN
- a CDS encoding sugar kinase, with amino-acid sequence MTDVPDRKSKIKIAAVGEILVEMVARTRGDGFFERQDFVGPFPSGAPAIFIDQAAKLGLSSTIFGAVGNDDFGRVNLDRLAADGVDTSNIVVQSGLPTGIAFVRYRPNGTRDFLFTMHGSASALIPDNATEDNLNGITHLHVMGSGLGSPRIARFVKKAIPIIKQRGGTISLDPNVRPELMADAENGTVGAQLIEIAGLADFLLPSEGEVAAFGRGSDDEIITGLVADTHCELVLKRGNKGAKLYTREGSIEVPARRVEELDPTGAGDCFGATYVSMRLLGYKAEEALQHAVAAGANAVTHFGPMEGNITMSDLRGIVKTA
- a CDS encoding GFA family protein; this encodes MAREASCSCGDLRVTCQGEPELVSLCHCIECQKRTGSPFGIASFYPRQNIKVVGRYSSFARSSDQGFATTFHFCGNCGSTVFWEPSRKPHMIAVGVGSFGDPEFPGPTQEVHTDCRHGWVKPL
- a CDS encoding LysE family translocator, translating into MSLEFLLTSLVVVLLPGTGVIYTLAVGLGHGFKASIAAAFGCTLGIVPAAIASIAGLAALLHTSALAFQTIKYLGVVYLFYMAWKILKDNTVMEVSENKAETGYWRIATTGTLLNILNPKLSLFFLAFLPQFISPTAPNAMTSLIWLAVVFMAMTFVVFVAYGAFAASARDYVIRRPSVMKWIKRCFAGTFGFLGAKLAVSD